Proteins co-encoded in one Colletes latitarsis isolate SP2378_abdomen chromosome 2, iyColLati1, whole genome shotgun sequence genomic window:
- the Catsup gene encoding zinc transporter catecholamines up, with product MITMTEDNQRNHMNKWISKILLGVFFLLIFLNFPALCQAHEHDESPSFKYSKEVNEAYRKKQYDMHLQHQYIHEHDDHDHQQKSIPSDETRKEVFLKAATSTLLISAAPFFILFFVPLDNTKEREPLLKILLSFASGGLLGDAFLHLIPHALVPHSHDSSSHHKESKHEESNHTDDMTVGLCVLIGIIVFLIVEKAVRIIKTDHSHLHVHSVAENVSKENKNKKSQKSSDKSVDLPNEIHIAGFLNLVADFLHNFTDGLAIGASYLAGNNIGYITTFTILLHEIPHEIGDFAILIQSGYSKRKAMVFQLITALGALLGTCVSLIVEGMGDFATMWILPFTAGGFIYIATVSVIPELLTDTKFGQSVKEIIALLVGVYMMVLIAEHH from the exons ATGATCACGATGACAGAGGATAACCAACGTAATCACATGAACAAatggatttcaaaaattttactTGGCGTGTTTTTCTTGCTTATATTTTTGAACTTTCCGGCTCTTTGTCAAGCACACGAACACGACGAGTCACCAAGTTTTAAATATTCCAAGGAAGTTAATGAAGCATATCGAAAAAAACAATATGACATGCACCTCCAGCATCAATACATACACGAGCATGATGATCACGATCATCAACAGAAATCGATTCCATCTGATGAAACACGCAAAGAAGTGTTTCTTAAAGCTGCTACATCAACTTTACTTATATCAGCAGCtccgttttttattttattctttgttCCTTTGGACAACACAAAGGAACGTGAGCCACTACTAAAGATATTGTTAAGTTTTGCATCTGGTGGCTTATTGGGAGATGCATTCTTGCATTTAATACCTCATGCTTTAGTTCCTCATTCGCATGACTCTTCCAGCCATCATAAAGAATCTAAACATGAAGAATCTAATCATACAGATGATATGACTGTTGGTTTATGTGTACTTATAGGTATAATTGTGTTTTTAATTGTTGAGAAAGCAGTACGAATCATAAAAACTGATCATAGTCACTTGCATGTGCATAGTGTTGCAGAAAATGTGTCtaaggaaaataaaaataagaaatcaCAAAAAAGTTCTGATAAATCTGTAGACCTTCCAAATGAAATTCATATTGCTGGTTTTTTAAACCTAGTCGCAGACTTTTTACATAACTTTACAGATGGTCTTGCTATTGGAGCCAGTTATTTGGCTGGCAACAATATTGGCTATATCACTACTTTCACAATTTTATTACATGAAATACCCCATGAAATAGGAGACTTTGCTATTTTAATACAAAGTGGTTATAGTAAAAGAAAG GCTATGGTATTTCAACTTATTACTGCATTAGGTGCTCTGTTAGGAACCTGTGTATCATTAATTGTGGAAGGCATGG GTGATTTTGCAACTATGTGGATTCTTCCATTCACAGCTGGTGGATTTATCTATATAGCAACAGTTTCTGTAATACCAGAACTTTTAACTGATACTAAATTTGGGCAATCTGTGAAAGAAATCATTGCGCTTCTTGTAGGTGTATATATGATGGTACTTATAGCAGAACATCACTAG
- the Ttc19 gene encoding tetratricopeptide repeat domain 19 isoform X1 — MYCRKIITYALNYAQLYTKSNVVMNVCQLQSKRNPFIMYVPQIHKIKRHYSHMFHEHKNSSKTKLFIVSGSFLFNLYDTKEEKDDVSELEMTIKRSILLIQKGEFKKAERMLHVALRQAQILQHYDGITYIYDVMANLAYDMNDFKKAKKLFVSVLERLLSKGVSQDDLAIIHISLKIANMYHIMGDIEKAETGYKFCLENLQNHMAKESENIDVLQLLGLNLEWYAAMLFSQSQYADAMKYLTQSYNISVQINGEEHEQTVVLLNDLGTVNCMLKEYDEAIKYLSKAIEIGKRLPDMTDIGSIHVNLGNAFIMKGLYEEAKKNCNQGKRLSKMKKHTEAILEAEECLERIKKLTS; from the exons ATGTATTGTCGAAAAATAATTAcgtatgcactcaattatgcgcaATTGTATACAAAATCTAATGTTGTCATGAATGTTTGCCAATTGCAATCAAAAAGAAATCCATTTATAATGTATGTGCcacaaattcataaaataaaaaGACATTATAGTCACATGTTCCATGAACATAAGAATTCGTCTAAAACGAAACTTTTTATTGTTTCGGGtagttttttgtttaatttatacGATACTAAGGAAGAAAAAGACGATGTTTCAGAATTAGAAATGACAATtaaacgatcaatattattaattCAG AAGGGAGAATTTAAAAAAGCAGAACGAATGTTGCATGTTGCTTTGCGTCAAGCTCAAATTTTACAACATTATGATGGTATAACTTATATTTACGATGTAATGGCAAATCTTGCATACGATATGAATGActttaaaaaagcaaaaaagCTGTTTGTATCGGTTTTAGAAAGATTATTATCTAAGGGAGTTTCACAAGATGATTTAGCAATCATTCATATTAGTCTTAAAATTGCAAATATGTATCACATAATGGGAGACATAGA GAAAGCAGAAACTGGTTACAAATTTTGCttagaaaatttacaaaatcaTATGGCTAAAGAGAGTGAGAATATAGATGTTTTACAGTTACTAGGTTTAAATTTAGAATGGTATGCAGCTATGCTATTTTCACAATCGCAATATGCTGATGCTATGAAATATTTAACTCAATCTTACAATATATCTGTACAAATAAATGGTGAAGAACATGAACAGACTGTTGTTCTGCTGAATGATTTGGGAACTGTTAATTGTATGTTGAAAGAGTATGATGaagcaattaaatatttatccaaagctATAGAAATAG GAAAAAGGTTACCAGATATGACTGATATAGGTTCTATTCATGTTAATTTGGGAAATGCATTTATTATGAAAGGATTATATGAagaagcaaaaaaaaattgtaatcaaGGAAAGCGTTTATCAAAGATGAAAAAGCACACTGAAGCTATACTAGAAGCTGAAGAATGTCTGGAAAGGATAAAAAAATTGACATCTTAG
- the Ttc19 gene encoding tetratricopeptide repeat domain 19 isoform X2 gives MHEIKVCSIGIGKRRVGRGALYEIVQRKGEFKKAERMLHVALRQAQILQHYDGITYIYDVMANLAYDMNDFKKAKKLFVSVLERLLSKGVSQDDLAIIHISLKIANMYHIMGDIEKAETGYKFCLENLQNHMAKESENIDVLQLLGLNLEWYAAMLFSQSQYADAMKYLTQSYNISVQINGEEHEQTVVLLNDLGTVNCMLKEYDEAIKYLSKAIEIGKRLPDMTDIGSIHVNLGNAFIMKGLYEEAKKNCNQGKRLSKMKKHTEAILEAEECLERIKKLTS, from the exons ATGCACGAAATCAAGGTGTGCAGCATTGGGATAGGAAAACGAAGGGTGGGGCGAGGGGCATTATACGAGATCGTACAACGG AAGGGAGAATTTAAAAAAGCAGAACGAATGTTGCATGTTGCTTTGCGTCAAGCTCAAATTTTACAACATTATGATGGTATAACTTATATTTACGATGTAATGGCAAATCTTGCATACGATATGAATGActttaaaaaagcaaaaaagCTGTTTGTATCGGTTTTAGAAAGATTATTATCTAAGGGAGTTTCACAAGATGATTTAGCAATCATTCATATTAGTCTTAAAATTGCAAATATGTATCACATAATGGGAGACATAGA GAAAGCAGAAACTGGTTACAAATTTTGCttagaaaatttacaaaatcaTATGGCTAAAGAGAGTGAGAATATAGATGTTTTACAGTTACTAGGTTTAAATTTAGAATGGTATGCAGCTATGCTATTTTCACAATCGCAATATGCTGATGCTATGAAATATTTAACTCAATCTTACAATATATCTGTACAAATAAATGGTGAAGAACATGAACAGACTGTTGTTCTGCTGAATGATTTGGGAACTGTTAATTGTATGTTGAAAGAGTATGATGaagcaattaaatatttatccaaagctATAGAAATAG GAAAAAGGTTACCAGATATGACTGATATAGGTTCTATTCATGTTAATTTGGGAAATGCATTTATTATGAAAGGATTATATGAagaagcaaaaaaaaattgtaatcaaGGAAAGCGTTTATCAAAGATGAAAAAGCACACTGAAGCTATACTAGAAGCTGAAGAATGTCTGGAAAGGATAAAAAAATTGACATCTTAG
- the LOC143346000 gene encoding uncharacterized protein LOC143346000 isoform X5: protein MSSQDTTDNVPEINSPSISSRTKNWVQFEDETSIKDNGNMEEKTKTNAPAVIKPESVTVNVEKIGKTVDKLDNQQIKNNEYKGAVISTESVQINLDRSGLNRSMASESPDFNLPSEVRVSDPKSASLKTIDLRDVSNGRSGTNNIISTPIGNIRQGFANGDTIVTLLPVNTRWPWITPAKFRPELVPEELMAQGLTLTVEDYVHIMELLVNDVRFNMYNVCYKRILVLWIFTAFIVLLGLLFSGVTGLTLFGLGVMWLVLNAAAIFFCMFVKIKLNHNLEKCMAQVNKHLLRHKILLGLDDRGKISCHKVNLCFIYFDTTDCIKKLQEVIEREEREGRVIGEDGNSEMRRKRELQQRMDIDDSDIVIQGNTTTRISRKQLDKRR from the exons ATGAGTtctcaagatacaactgacaatGTACCAGAAATTAATTCACCTAGCATATCTTCAAGAACAAAAAATTGGGTCCAATTTGAAGATGAGACGTCCATTAAAGATAATGGTAACATGGAAGAGAAAACTAAGACAAATGCACCAGCTGTAATAAAACCAGAGTCAGTTACAGTAAATGTTGAAAAGATTGGAAAAACTGTTGACAAATTAgataatcaacaaataaaaaacaATGAATATAAAGGTGCTGTGATATCAACTGAATCCGTCCAGATTAATTTAGATAGGTCAGGTTTAAATCGTTCTATGGCATCTGAAAGTCCAGATTTTAATTTGCCGTCCGAAGTAAGAGTCTCAGATCCTAAAAGTGCTTCTCTAAAAACTATTGATCTCAGAGATGTGTCCAATGGTAGAAGTGgtacaaataatattataagCACACCTATTGGAAATATTAGACAAGGTTTTGCCAATGGAGATACTATAGTTACTCTTTTACCAGTTAATACCAGATGGCCATGGATTACTCCAGCTAAATTTAGACCAGAATTGGTACCAGAGGAGTTAATGGCTCAAGGCTTAACG CTTACAGTAGAAGACTATGTACACATAATGGAATTGCTTGTGAACGATGTACGTTTTAATATGTACAATGTATGCTATAAAAGAATTCTTGTCCTTTGGATATTTACTGCATTTATTGTACTGCTTGGCTTGTTATTTTCTGGAGTGACTGGTCTTACTTTATTTGGCCTCGGTGTCATGTGGTTAGTCCTCAATGCTGCAGCAATATTCTTTTGCATGTTTGTCAAGATAAAATTAAACCATAATCTTGAGAAATGTATGGCTCAAGTGAACAAGCACTTACTTCGACATAAAATATTGCTTGGATTGGATGATAGAGGGAAGATTTCATGTCATAAAGTCAATCTCTGCTTCATATACTTTGATACTACAGATTGCATC AAAAAGTTACAAGAAGTAATAGAACGAGAAGAACGTGAAGGTAGAGTAATTGGCGAAGATGGAAATTCTGAAATGCGTCGAAAAAGGGAATTACAACAGCGAATGGATATCGATGATAGTGATATTGTGATACAAGGCAACACAACCACCAGAATCTcccgaaaacag CTGGACAAAAGGCGATAA
- the LOC143346000 gene encoding uncharacterized protein LOC143346000 isoform X1, which yields MSSQDTTDNVPEINSPSISSRTKNWVQFEDETSIKDNGNMEEKTKTNAPAVIKPESVTVNVEKIGKTVDKLDNQQIKNNEYKGAVISTESVQINLDRSGLNRSMASESPDFNLPSEVRVSDPKSASLKTIDLRDVSNGRSGTNNIISTPIGNIRQGFANGDTIVTLLPVNTRWPWITPAKFRPELVPEELMAQGLTLTVEDYVHIMELLVNDVRFNMYNVCYKRILVLWIFTAFIVLLGLLFSGVTGLTLFGLGVMWLVLNAAAIFFCMFVKIKLNHNLEKCMAQVNKHLLRHKILLGLDDRGKISCHKVNLCFIYFDTTDCIKKLQEVIEREEREGRVIGEDGNSEMRRKRELQQRMDIDDSDIVIQGNTTTRISRKQERAELLLLRYASRWAHHFVRRRLDLVIDSQERNRDIAGLSVPPRHCVSARCPCQFIEDHLKYKPRGYPSGFTWCAYFNDPLVRYDVTLGILN from the exons ATGAGTtctcaagatacaactgacaatGTACCAGAAATTAATTCACCTAGCATATCTTCAAGAACAAAAAATTGGGTCCAATTTGAAGATGAGACGTCCATTAAAGATAATGGTAACATGGAAGAGAAAACTAAGACAAATGCACCAGCTGTAATAAAACCAGAGTCAGTTACAGTAAATGTTGAAAAGATTGGAAAAACTGTTGACAAATTAgataatcaacaaataaaaaacaATGAATATAAAGGTGCTGTGATATCAACTGAATCCGTCCAGATTAATTTAGATAGGTCAGGTTTAAATCGTTCTATGGCATCTGAAAGTCCAGATTTTAATTTGCCGTCCGAAGTAAGAGTCTCAGATCCTAAAAGTGCTTCTCTAAAAACTATTGATCTCAGAGATGTGTCCAATGGTAGAAGTGgtacaaataatattataagCACACCTATTGGAAATATTAGACAAGGTTTTGCCAATGGAGATACTATAGTTACTCTTTTACCAGTTAATACCAGATGGCCATGGATTACTCCAGCTAAATTTAGACCAGAATTGGTACCAGAGGAGTTAATGGCTCAAGGCTTAACG CTTACAGTAGAAGACTATGTACACATAATGGAATTGCTTGTGAACGATGTACGTTTTAATATGTACAATGTATGCTATAAAAGAATTCTTGTCCTTTGGATATTTACTGCATTTATTGTACTGCTTGGCTTGTTATTTTCTGGAGTGACTGGTCTTACTTTATTTGGCCTCGGTGTCATGTGGTTAGTCCTCAATGCTGCAGCAATATTCTTTTGCATGTTTGTCAAGATAAAATTAAACCATAATCTTGAGAAATGTATGGCTCAAGTGAACAAGCACTTACTTCGACATAAAATATTGCTTGGATTGGATGATAGAGGGAAGATTTCATGTCATAAAGTCAATCTCTGCTTCATATACTTTGATACTACAGATTGCATC AAAAAGTTACAAGAAGTAATAGAACGAGAAGAACGTGAAGGTAGAGTAATTGGCGAAGATGGAAATTCTGAAATGCGTCGAAAAAGGGAATTACAACAGCGAATGGATATCGATGATAGTGATATTGTGATACAAGGCAACACAACCACCAGAATCTcccgaaaacag GAACGGGCGGAGTTGCTGTTGCTGAGGTATGCATCTCGATGGGCACATCACTTTGTGCGCCGCAGACTTGATCTGGTTATAGACTCGCAAGAACGTAATAGAGACATCGCGGGTCTGTCGGTTCCACCACGACACTGTGTCTCCGCCCGTTGTCCTTGTCAATTCATTGAGGACCATCTCAAATACAAGCCTAGAG GATATCCATCTGGCTTTACATGGTGTGCTTATTTTAACGACCCACTAGTTAGGTATGATGTTACATTAGGTATACTCAATTAA
- the LOC143346000 gene encoding uncharacterized protein LOC143346000 isoform X2 yields MSSQDTTDNVPEINSPSISSRTKNWVQFEDETSIKDNGNMEEKTKTNAPAVIKPESVTVNVEKIGKTVDKLDNQQIKNNEYKGAVISTESVQINLDRSGLNRSMASESPDFNLPSEVRVSDPKSASLKTIDLRDVSNGRSGTNNIISTPIGNIRQGFANGDTIVTLLPVNTRWPWITPAKFRPELVPEELMAQGLTLTVEDYVHIMELLVNDVRFNMYNVCYKRILVLWIFTAFIVLLGLLFSGVTGLTLFGLGVMWLVLNAAAIFFCMFVKIKLNHNLEKCMAQVNKHLLRHKILLGLDDRGKISCHKVNLCFIYFDTTDCIKKLQEVIEREEREGRVIGEDGNSEMRRKRELQQRMDIDDSDIVIQGNTTTRISRKQERAELLLLRYASRWAHHFVRRRLDLVIDSQERNRDIAGLSVPPRHCVSARCPCQFIEDHLKYKPRAGQKAINFDTLSRPHFVST; encoded by the exons ATGAGTtctcaagatacaactgacaatGTACCAGAAATTAATTCACCTAGCATATCTTCAAGAACAAAAAATTGGGTCCAATTTGAAGATGAGACGTCCATTAAAGATAATGGTAACATGGAAGAGAAAACTAAGACAAATGCACCAGCTGTAATAAAACCAGAGTCAGTTACAGTAAATGTTGAAAAGATTGGAAAAACTGTTGACAAATTAgataatcaacaaataaaaaacaATGAATATAAAGGTGCTGTGATATCAACTGAATCCGTCCAGATTAATTTAGATAGGTCAGGTTTAAATCGTTCTATGGCATCTGAAAGTCCAGATTTTAATTTGCCGTCCGAAGTAAGAGTCTCAGATCCTAAAAGTGCTTCTCTAAAAACTATTGATCTCAGAGATGTGTCCAATGGTAGAAGTGgtacaaataatattataagCACACCTATTGGAAATATTAGACAAGGTTTTGCCAATGGAGATACTATAGTTACTCTTTTACCAGTTAATACCAGATGGCCATGGATTACTCCAGCTAAATTTAGACCAGAATTGGTACCAGAGGAGTTAATGGCTCAAGGCTTAACG CTTACAGTAGAAGACTATGTACACATAATGGAATTGCTTGTGAACGATGTACGTTTTAATATGTACAATGTATGCTATAAAAGAATTCTTGTCCTTTGGATATTTACTGCATTTATTGTACTGCTTGGCTTGTTATTTTCTGGAGTGACTGGTCTTACTTTATTTGGCCTCGGTGTCATGTGGTTAGTCCTCAATGCTGCAGCAATATTCTTTTGCATGTTTGTCAAGATAAAATTAAACCATAATCTTGAGAAATGTATGGCTCAAGTGAACAAGCACTTACTTCGACATAAAATATTGCTTGGATTGGATGATAGAGGGAAGATTTCATGTCATAAAGTCAATCTCTGCTTCATATACTTTGATACTACAGATTGCATC AAAAAGTTACAAGAAGTAATAGAACGAGAAGAACGTGAAGGTAGAGTAATTGGCGAAGATGGAAATTCTGAAATGCGTCGAAAAAGGGAATTACAACAGCGAATGGATATCGATGATAGTGATATTGTGATACAAGGCAACACAACCACCAGAATCTcccgaaaacag GAACGGGCGGAGTTGCTGTTGCTGAGGTATGCATCTCGATGGGCACATCACTTTGTGCGCCGCAGACTTGATCTGGTTATAGACTCGCAAGAACGTAATAGAGACATCGCGGGTCTGTCGGTTCCACCACGACACTGTGTCTCCGCCCGTTGTCCTTGTCAATTCATTGAGGACCATCTCAAATACAAGCCTAGAG CTGGACAAAAGGCGATAAACTTTGATACTTTATCTCGACCACATTTTGTCAGCACATGA
- the LOC143346000 gene encoding uncharacterized protein LOC143346000 isoform X4, whose product MSSQDTTDNVPEINSPSISSRTKNWVQFEDETSIKDNGNMEEKTKTNAPAVIKPESVTVNVEKIGKTVDKLDNQQIKNNEYKGAVISTESVQINLDRSGLNRSMASESPDFNLPSEVRVSDPKSASLKTIDLRDVSNGRSGTNNIISTPIGNIRQGFANGDTIVTLLPVNTRWPWITPAKFRPELVPEELMAQGLTLTVEDYVHIMELLVNDVRFNMYNVCYKRILVLWIFTAFIVLLGLLFSGVTGLTLFGLGVMWLVLNAAAIFFCMFVKIKLNHNLEKCMAQVNKHLLRHKILLGLDDRGKISCHKVNLCFIYFDTTDCIKKLQEVIEREEREGRVIGEDGNSEMRRKRELQQRMDIDDSDIVIQGNTTTRISRKQERAELLLLRYASRWAHHFVRRRLDLVIDSQERNRDIAGLSVPPRHCVSARCPCQFIEDHLKYKPRGICH is encoded by the exons ATGAGTtctcaagatacaactgacaatGTACCAGAAATTAATTCACCTAGCATATCTTCAAGAACAAAAAATTGGGTCCAATTTGAAGATGAGACGTCCATTAAAGATAATGGTAACATGGAAGAGAAAACTAAGACAAATGCACCAGCTGTAATAAAACCAGAGTCAGTTACAGTAAATGTTGAAAAGATTGGAAAAACTGTTGACAAATTAgataatcaacaaataaaaaacaATGAATATAAAGGTGCTGTGATATCAACTGAATCCGTCCAGATTAATTTAGATAGGTCAGGTTTAAATCGTTCTATGGCATCTGAAAGTCCAGATTTTAATTTGCCGTCCGAAGTAAGAGTCTCAGATCCTAAAAGTGCTTCTCTAAAAACTATTGATCTCAGAGATGTGTCCAATGGTAGAAGTGgtacaaataatattataagCACACCTATTGGAAATATTAGACAAGGTTTTGCCAATGGAGATACTATAGTTACTCTTTTACCAGTTAATACCAGATGGCCATGGATTACTCCAGCTAAATTTAGACCAGAATTGGTACCAGAGGAGTTAATGGCTCAAGGCTTAACG CTTACAGTAGAAGACTATGTACACATAATGGAATTGCTTGTGAACGATGTACGTTTTAATATGTACAATGTATGCTATAAAAGAATTCTTGTCCTTTGGATATTTACTGCATTTATTGTACTGCTTGGCTTGTTATTTTCTGGAGTGACTGGTCTTACTTTATTTGGCCTCGGTGTCATGTGGTTAGTCCTCAATGCTGCAGCAATATTCTTTTGCATGTTTGTCAAGATAAAATTAAACCATAATCTTGAGAAATGTATGGCTCAAGTGAACAAGCACTTACTTCGACATAAAATATTGCTTGGATTGGATGATAGAGGGAAGATTTCATGTCATAAAGTCAATCTCTGCTTCATATACTTTGATACTACAGATTGCATC AAAAAGTTACAAGAAGTAATAGAACGAGAAGAACGTGAAGGTAGAGTAATTGGCGAAGATGGAAATTCTGAAATGCGTCGAAAAAGGGAATTACAACAGCGAATGGATATCGATGATAGTGATATTGTGATACAAGGCAACACAACCACCAGAATCTcccgaaaacag GAACGGGCGGAGTTGCTGTTGCTGAGGTATGCATCTCGATGGGCACATCACTTTGTGCGCCGCAGACTTGATCTGGTTATAGACTCGCAAGAACGTAATAGAGACATCGCGGGTCTGTCGGTTCCACCACGACACTGTGTCTCCGCCCGTTGTCCTTGTCAATTCATTGAGGACCATCTCAAATACAAGCCTAGAG GTATTTGTCACTAA
- the LOC143346000 gene encoding uncharacterized protein LOC143346000 isoform X3, whose product MSSQDTTDNVPEINSPSISSRTKNWVQFEDETSIKDNGNMEEKTKTNAPAVIKPESVTVNVEKIGKTVDKLDNQQIKNNEYKGAVISTESVQINLDRSGLNRSMASESPDFNLPSEVRVSDPKSASLKTIDLRDVSNGRSGTNNIISTPIGNIRQGFANGDTIVTLLPVNTRWPWITPAKFRPELVPEELMAQGLTLTVEDYVHIMELLVNDVRFNMYNVCYKRILVLWIFTAFIVLLGLLFSGVTGLTLFGLGVMWLVLNAAAIFFCMFVKIKLNHNLEKCMAQVNKHLLRHKILLGLDDRGKISCHKVNLCFIYFDTTDCIKKLQEVIEREEREGRVIGEDGNSEMRRKRELQQRMDIDDSDIVIQGNTTTRISRKQGKSEQVFCRYVQRWAKDYLRRRLDWTVDEEGGNPSSPRHLSTALCPCQYIEEWLRNKPHIRGRDFCPSWSSFLKDRGI is encoded by the exons ATGAGTtctcaagatacaactgacaatGTACCAGAAATTAATTCACCTAGCATATCTTCAAGAACAAAAAATTGGGTCCAATTTGAAGATGAGACGTCCATTAAAGATAATGGTAACATGGAAGAGAAAACTAAGACAAATGCACCAGCTGTAATAAAACCAGAGTCAGTTACAGTAAATGTTGAAAAGATTGGAAAAACTGTTGACAAATTAgataatcaacaaataaaaaacaATGAATATAAAGGTGCTGTGATATCAACTGAATCCGTCCAGATTAATTTAGATAGGTCAGGTTTAAATCGTTCTATGGCATCTGAAAGTCCAGATTTTAATTTGCCGTCCGAAGTAAGAGTCTCAGATCCTAAAAGTGCTTCTCTAAAAACTATTGATCTCAGAGATGTGTCCAATGGTAGAAGTGgtacaaataatattataagCACACCTATTGGAAATATTAGACAAGGTTTTGCCAATGGAGATACTATAGTTACTCTTTTACCAGTTAATACCAGATGGCCATGGATTACTCCAGCTAAATTTAGACCAGAATTGGTACCAGAGGAGTTAATGGCTCAAGGCTTAACG CTTACAGTAGAAGACTATGTACACATAATGGAATTGCTTGTGAACGATGTACGTTTTAATATGTACAATGTATGCTATAAAAGAATTCTTGTCCTTTGGATATTTACTGCATTTATTGTACTGCTTGGCTTGTTATTTTCTGGAGTGACTGGTCTTACTTTATTTGGCCTCGGTGTCATGTGGTTAGTCCTCAATGCTGCAGCAATATTCTTTTGCATGTTTGTCAAGATAAAATTAAACCATAATCTTGAGAAATGTATGGCTCAAGTGAACAAGCACTTACTTCGACATAAAATATTGCTTGGATTGGATGATAGAGGGAAGATTTCATGTCATAAAGTCAATCTCTGCTTCATATACTTTGATACTACAGATTGCATC AAAAAGTTACAAGAAGTAATAGAACGAGAAGAACGTGAAGGTAGAGTAATTGGCGAAGATGGAAATTCTGAAATGCGTCGAAAAAGGGAATTACAACAGCGAATGGATATCGATGATAGTGATATTGTGATACAAGGCAACACAACCACCAGAATCTcccgaaaacag GGTAAAAGTGAACAAGTATTCTGCCGTTACGTACAACGTTGGGCAAAGGATTATTTACGTCGACGTTTGGACTGGACAGTTGATGAAGAAGGTGGAAATCCTTCTTCACCTCGCCACTTATCAACAGCTTTATGTCCATGTCAATATATAGAAGAATGGCTTCGAAATAAACCACATATTCGGGGCAGAGATTTCTGTCCCAGCTGGAGTAGCTTTCTTAAAGATAGGGGCatataa
- the LOC143346097 gene encoding uncharacterized protein LOC143346097, giving the protein MFSNKKSDLPPRPHILDPEHMLEDLNNAAVDDTAFKIINKDEITIENSINMHTSDTFQKVKTYLSIKQQLKHLETTLKKKEQQLRTDNEVINKLANDIRKQAHAALIT; this is encoded by the exons ATGTTTAGCAATAAAAAAAGTGATTTGCCACCGAGACCCCATATTCTTGACCCTGAACATATGTTGGAGGATCTAAATAATGCTGCTGTAGATGATACAGCATTCAAAATAATAAACAAAG ACGAAATTACTATTGAAAATTCGATAAACATGCATACTTCGGATACATTCCAAAAGGTTAAAACGTATTTAAGTATAAAACAACAATTAAAACATTTGGAAACTacccttaaaaaaaaagaacaacagTTGAGGACAGATAATGAGGTAATAAATAAACTAGCAAATGATATTAGGAAACAAGCACACGCTGCATtaataacataa